In Ananas comosus cultivar F153 linkage group 10, ASM154086v1, whole genome shotgun sequence, the sequence TCGCAAACACATATATAAAGtgaaaacattttaaaaattcacttTTTCACCAACatgcaactaaataaattattaatagttatagtatttttttactaaatccattaatataagacGCATATTATTGTAACTTCTATATTTTCAACTACGATATATTTCTAATTGTATCCGACCAAACTatctataataattatttcattcCATTCCATTATTCggacaaaaaatttatatatacagTTTCTAAACAAGATTGTTTGGAAATTGTCCGGATGGGCGCCACATAGCGAGTGGCGTCCACCCCAACCGTCCaataagaatattatttttgcgaggttaaaattaaattagataaaaagtTGCTGGGTGGTTGGAATAGACACCAATCGCCATATGATGCCAATTCGGACAATTCCTGAATAATCTTAACCGGAGATTatgttcataaaatttttgtccccatTTATTTGCATCTAAACAGGAGAGTGAGCATAGCATCACGCAATTGAATGATACTCAGATCATTCAACCACCTTAATTATCATGTGGCCTAAAATAACTGCATCAAATGCCGTAATTAGGCTAGAGCTAGACCTTGATCTCGCCCAAGGGCTCTATCTGGGTTTGGAGAGAGCTCATCTCCTCAACAGTGCTGTAGAGTACACTCAATAGCATTTCTCATTTGAAAACTCCCAAGTACTTTTCCATTGCAGGAGAAGTGAACAGTGAAACCATTTGGAGCTTCTGGGATCGTTTTCtatgacaaatatatatatatagtaattattaCTATCTTTCAAAGTAAATAAGCTATATCGACATCATGTCCCGACATGCTAAGATTGTGCTGGGACTAAGTCATTGTCCTTTTAAAGTTCCTGTGTGTGAATTACTTGCTTACAGCTCACACCTTCAATCCTAGGCGCCTGCCATGGGTCCCTTGCATCAAGAATAACTCCAACATCAGTTGAGATTGCGGAATTAACGGAAAATTCGCTTAGGCAATCGTGACGTAATTTTCGCCGCTTAATTGCTCAGACCCGAAAATTAATCCAATATAGTCATCCTGATTTTCGAAAGTAAATAAGATTAGAATTTATATATCAAAACATAAATTCTTTCGAGGTTGATACTGTAGTCTGTGACCGCTTGTTTAGCAAATAGAAAGGGCTTCCGCGGGTCGCAAGTAACTGCAGCCCGAAGCCCAACCGCAGAAGCTCCACGAGGTACCAATAGATTGAATGCAATTTGCGTCCGAGAGTTTTGAGTCCATATCCAAACCCTTATCACGCCGTCAAGCAAAATCTACAaacatgaaaaggaaaaaagaaagcacAGGATACGAACTAACTGATCAACAATCAAACTGCGATGTCATTAGGCTCTTCATCTTTGGCACCCCATGCCTAGTTTTAGAACTGGATCAAAAATGAATGAAGTACGAAATCAAGGAGAAGGTTGCAACCTAAGGGGACCCACGCATCAGAGGGGTGTGAGAGAGAGATGCGCGGCCCACATCCGAAATCAAGGAGAAGGGCGTAAAATGGTTAAGGGTTTGCCCTTTAATGAAATTGTATAGATTTGAGTATCGGGCTCTTGCTGGATATTGTGGGCCGGCAATCGTAAGCCCTACACCGCCATAAAATGTCCCCATTGAGAGTATTGTTGGGAAGTGTACTACAACAAGGCCGTATACCCAATATCTCTCCCTTTGGAGTTGCAAAAATTTCGTTGTGTCATAAGGAAGAACAATGGTAGAACACTTATTACTTAATATCTCTCCGTTTATGTCGCAATGAGCTAGTTGCAATATCTTTTTTGCGTCTCACTGAAAAACGGAGAAGCATATCTTTATCTATTTTCGATCCAACCCCGTTTTACCCCCGATTTACCAAATATTGTTAGATGACCGTCAGCTACATTTTTTCCAACTGCGTCTCACTACTGCTGCTTTCCGCAAACGTTGTTGGTTCATGCTCCaattaggcttcgtttgggattgcaggGATATTGTGTTATATACGGTAAAAAAGTACGTTGGATACGTATTGCGTTTCGTATAtcacgatgagtcggttatgatatattttctgcagtcccaccggagaacgcagaagcatatcccgaTATgtttttttcctcaactccaatttatctaatagtgttagatagatctcaataccaaactaagccttagaaGATTCGGCCCAGCAGCAATCTGCAAAACCGTTACTGTATGGTGCATTAGTTATTTATCTTTGGATCATTTTAAGCTCCAACGTTAGTAGGGAAATTGATTCGGCCTGTAGAACAAAACCCATGTAGGGTATATCTAAACTTGGGCCACAACATTGTACGATAAAGAGTTTACAAAAACATTAGAGAGTGAGGTCCATGTGAAGCCCATGACAATAAGTACATTAATATCACAAACAAGGACGATGTAGATCCTCGTTACAGTATCAGCATCTTGACCAACTGgttctcttttccttttgtaCAAATAAATTGGTTTATaatattatagattttattttattttttttgagaaaaaaataatatactatttacttcgtttattttttaaaaaataaatttaagtaaaaatatgaatcaattagaattcaaatttaaaaatctcgaatatcaaccaccaaattctttatcacttgcgCTAAGAACAATCAGTATAGGATTCCATTATTAtgaaatcaatatatatatatatatatatatatatatatatatataacactttGGGAGAGTAAGTAGGTAGTAAGAatcttaatattatataatgcaAAGAAAGTTAGTGTGTGCATGGTTCAAATCTGCTGCCTCAAGAAAGCAATCCCGACTACTCTACGCAGTTatacaaatttttataaatatagtgaattataaatatatttctataaaatttaatttttatatattatttttataaaagttctaatatttttaaatatttttttgatttaattaaaatactatttattttataaataaaatattttttttatcatcacaaatatattcattcaaaattttcagcTGTTTTAAtcgaagagaaataaaaaaatcaattcaccatattaactaactataattaattattttgtttataattaattaattttttttaacgaatggccaatttgcataaaaaatccacttattttgggcttttgcaaaaccgggccacctatttttatttttgcagattcggtccgctttttcagcaaactgaccaaaatatccttattactttttctctttcctctttctctctcttcttcgtttctctcgttctttttttctctcgccggcagagcggaggcggaacggaggcggaaacggtccgtctcgcctctcaccctcatgctctcgccctcgccctcgcccttgccctcgtccatacaccccccatcttcctcgcctccgaccccgccaaggccgcgccgcgactttttttttttgcttttttcttttcttttcttctccgactcttctccaccgtcttcgacgacgacgcctttcgcctttccccgcccttctcatctctccctctcccttattttctgccgcctctgacgacgatttatctttgccggcgccgacgtcgacaccgtagagatcactgcggcgctacagcctcggagcggaGGGTCCTTaacggcgtcgtcaccggcgccgtagctgttggcagagaaggtgacaaaaaaaattatagaaaaaacagaaaaaaataaagataaaaaattatataaaaagaaggatgaagatgaaattgcatctttaattacaaaaaaaattataagttgcactatttaagatgtaaactgctgctttaagataaaaattatactctttgaacgaaaattatactattttttatcttaaactgcatctttttaagtgatatttatactgtttctcttttttttgcacTGTtgctcctcttgttgcactgtttctcctcttatttacacagaaatggtacaacaagagaagaaacagtataaatatctcttaaaaggatgtagtttctcctcttattgcattgtttcttctcttgttgcactttttctcctattgtttacacagaaatggtgcaacaagagaagaaataatgcaacaagagaagaaacagtagatatatctcttaaaacagtgcagtttctcctcttgttgcactatttctactcttatttacacagaaatggtgcaacaagagaataAACAGtgtatatatctcttaaaacagtgcagtttctcctcttgttacactgtttctcctcttattgcactatttctcctcttgtttacacagaaatggtgcaacaagaggagaaacagtgcaacaaaagaagaaacagtataaatatctcttaaaagggtacagtttaagataaaaaatagtataacaagaggagaaatggtgcaacaagaggagaaacagtgcaacttttgtttaaagagtgtaactttaatcttaatggatgcagtttacatgtGAAAaagtgtaataagaagagaaacagtgtaaatatctctcaaagagtgtaattttcttttaaagagtatatttttcatcttaagtagtacaacttataattttttttgcagttaacaatgcaatttcatattcatcctttttttttgtaattttttatctttattttttttcctgttttttctataatttttttttgttaccctctctgccaacagccacggtgccgacgacgacgccgctaaggacccccgctccgaacctgtagcgccgcagtgacctccacggtgtcgacgtcggcgccggcgaagatgcatcgtcgtctgaggcggcagagaatgagggagaaggagagatgagaagggcaggGAAAGACGAAAgaagcgtcgtcgtcggagacggtggagaagagtcggagaaaaaagaaaaaaaaaatcaaaaaaaaaaagtcgcggcgcggccgtcgcggggttggaggcgaggaaggtggaggGGTGCGTGAACGAgtgcaagggcgagggcgagagaatgagggtgagaggcgagatgGACCGTTTCGgcggcaagaaaaaaaaaaaaagagaaacgaagaggagagagagagagaaaagagaaaaagtaaaaagaatattttggtcagtttgctgaaaaagcgaaccgaatttacaaaaataaaaaagatggcccgattttataaaagcccaaaataagtgaattttttatgcaaattggccaaaaatttTAAcgacataaatatatatttaaaaatatcaaaatttttataaaaaaaatatataaaaattaaattttatagaaatatatttataatttattatgtttactACAAGATTTGGTTTACTCTGAAGAAAAGCAAGCCACCCTCCCCACATGCTATGCTTACAGAAAATCTAGCCATTTGGGATGTCGACCAATATTGAAACAACTCTCCTCACACATGACCACCTTCAAAGCACTTTACCACCTCTGATGAAATATCTAATGTAACCCTGTAACCCCCCCTCCTCACTATTCTTCTCAGATCCCCAAATTTACTTTATAAAGAAACCAGCTTTATACCATCACGTCCCTTAATTAATGCTTCTGTATATACAAACAAAATACGACCAAAATAGAGACTCTATAGCAAAAAGGAGGCgtctataataatatagtaataatattattatgctACTGAAGATGatgttatatataaatacagcGTTTAAAGACTAAGAGAGCAACCGGGGCCCACCGAGAGAAAAACCCACCTGATCGCATCGTGACCTTACAACGCGCCAGGGGTCGCGATCGGGCCCCACCACCCACGATAAGGCGCAGCCAATCACGACCGTCCATCTCCCGAAGCGAGATACACCTTACACTGTATCAGCGTCCTCCCCACTCTGAACCCCGGCACCACCGTAAACCCTACGATCGGCGAcgtccctccgccgccgccgccgccgccgccgccgccgttctCCGCCACGCTCTCCATGTACACCTCCGAGAACCTCTCCCCTCTCCGCGCTTGGAATATGATGCGATCCCTCTCCGTCACCTTCccctcctcgccctcgccctcgccctcgccctcgccctcgccctcgaaGGCGAAGAAGAGGCATTGGAGGAGCCACACGCGCCGCGCCGCTTCCGCGAACGCGGCGAACCACGGCGTGTCGGGGAACCCCCGCCCCGAGCTTACGAGCGCTCTCTGATCGAGATCCCCGAAGAAGGACGACTCCATCTTGGGGTGGACTAGGGTGAGGTACTTCGCCCTGTAGAACCTCCCCAGTGGCGATCGCGGGGCCCCCGCGTCGAGGAAGTGCTTCGCCCTCGCGGATTTGAGCTCCGTGAACTCGTCGAAGAATCGGCGCCGGCTCCAATCGGTCCCGACCTCGTCTAAGGAGGCGACGTTGAAACCCTTGCGGTGGAAATCGGAGAACAGCTTCCGCGAGACGTAGGACTCGAACGCGAACCTCCGATGCGCCGGGTGCGGAGCGATCGCGCCGCGGCCGGcgcccgccgcggcggcggcggctgcggctgcggcgagGTCCCACCCCGCGGACTCCATCTCGCGCGCCATGGATTTGGCGAAGGAGCGCACGGATTTGACGGCGCAGCGGAGCGCGGTGAGGAAGTGGGTGGGGTTGAGGCCGGAGAGGTGGAGGTCGTCGAGCGCCGCGAGGGAGCGCCCGGGGCGGAGCCGCGCCTCGAGGGCGCGGACGCGCTGCTCGGCGCCGCGGAGGTCGTCGCGCGCGGAGAGGACCTCGGCATCGCGGAGCGCGATCTCGGACTCGAGCTTGCGCGCGGTGATCTGGTAGGTCCTGAGCACGTGGCGCTGCTCCTCGACCTGCGCCGGGAGGGCGAGCGGCGGCGCGGGGAGCTGCTTCTTGAAGAAGCACTGCTTCAGCTCGGAGAGCCGCTTCAGCTCCGCGACCACGGCGCGGTCCGCGGACTCGATCGCGTCGGGGTCGTACGGCGACTGCGCGAGCTGGAGCTCGGCGTACGCTGCTTTCACCGCGGAGACGCTCGCGAAGACGCTGGCGAGAAGCGCTTCCGCGGCTTCTTCTTGCTCCGAGAACGACgccttctgctgctgctgcttctgcttctgcttctgcttctgcttgtGCTGAGGAAACTGCAGCTTCTCGGGCTCGGGCATGAAGAACCTCTCCATCGGGGCTTCGGAGAGCTTCGCGGAGAGCTTCAGCTTCTCGATggcgtcatcgtcgtcgtcaggggcgactccgccgccgccgccgcctccgcccgcCGGAGCGGCGccggcgcggcggaggcggaggatcTTCGTATAAGCCCTCGCCAGGGTGCCCAAATTGGGAGGATGTGCGtgtctcgcggactccattcacTCTTCAAAATCGTTTAATTCCTGCACGGAAAATACGAAAGAAACGAAACGGGAGACAGGGATGCATAAATAGCAtggatttaaaatatttttagagttgCATTCGCAAATAAAACGTAAAATATCTAAAGGGAACAAAAATGTGAACCAGGATGTACAGCGTTCAATTAAGAAACATTACTAGTACTAATAATGAGGAATATCTTTATCAGAAAGGTGATTAATTGTGGACTTAAAACATTAATTTATACTATCGAGTACCAAATACTTTATGTAATCAAAATTTTCGTTAttagatttattcttttgatcaattttactcgttaaatcatactattcaacgaactactcactcaattctaaaaaattactattatcctaactatatatatttttttatttaaaaataaaaaatctaataacatcaataattttttactgtCAATAATATAATAGTCTAATTCTTATTAATACTTATTTGTTTTGGGACATTGGATTCTCGTGAGTAGCAACATAGAAACATGCTCGGGTTGTCAGGGTCATTGGATTTGGAtcaaattaaaagttcaaacaAGTACTTGATCTGAGTTGGGTGGAGACCCAGGAGATAGAGGCTGTCCATCAACAACAGGGACCAAACAAATGTTTGGGGAAGTTTCTAGActctacatacatatataaccACTGAAAGGAAGGGGATCagttaattaattgttaataagtAGCATTAGTTAAAAGCATGACCCTAAAATTCAGTAATGGGTATTAGCATCTAACTTGCATGATGGAGATTAGATGCAAAGTTTAGCAAGAATAATAGCTAAAGCAATACTAGGACCAAGCAGAAATAAagcatacaaaaaaaaaaaagcaacaatgACTAAAATGCATGTCAAAAAGTCTCTACGCTAAAGCCCAAACAAGATGaggaaaaaaagttaatttctaaacacATTTTAGCTAATTAAAACAGATTCATTTTAGattgagaggaagagagaaaagaaaaggagggaaaaaaaaactacttttattttttattcttttagctCTTCGCATAAAAGAACTTCCAAAGTTTAGGGTATGGTACCATATACTTATTAATTACCgtgtacttttttttaatagggaaaactttaaaaaaactctttgtgatttcgtagttttttactttgccctcctatggtttaaaatatatcaatttgcccccatgtgattttttgtttctctttttcttatcaatttcattatttttttttttttaaatcagtgataaagttaaaattaaagagtactaaaataatatttgataaatttagatgagtatttaaagttttttatatataatttaatgaaatattaacgaaaaaactaccgaaaagataaaaacgaaactacAGGAGagcaatttaatatattttaaaccatagaaggcaaagtgagaaactacgaaaccacaggggggtttttaaagttttccctttttaatACTTGGGCTACCCAATGTACCACAAGAAATAAAGAACCGAACTGAACGGTGAGCTCTAGAATCTAATAAAACCTCTACCTACGAAAAGTGAATCCTCTAAATTGCGAGCAAATGGTACTCGAATTATAGAAGCTGCAAAAGTTCTCCCTTGCGAAGGGCCATTGTTCATCCAAACATTCTCTCTCTTATCcctgttttcttttcttctttcttttactACTTTATCCTTTCTATACAACTTTTGAGAGGTCAAATTCGTACGTTTTTATTACGTATAATGTGCACATTTCACACTAGctagttaaaagttaaaactcaATTGCGTAGCAGCGTTATTCATATGGCGTATACACTAACTTCGCTTTATTTGGACATGACGGAAAGGGATAGAGTTTGATAAAGGTAATGGCTATGGTTCtccttttgtttatttattatgttGATTCCTATATCAAGCCCATTGAATAATAGGTTCTGCATAATTTTAGATTATTGTAATCGTGCCTACATGCAAGAATGGGACCTACctataaacatatttttaaccTATGCTCAAATTAGATGCATTTGAAAATACAACAACAGTACAGAGTAATTTGGAATTTGCTCCCTCACCcagttttttacatttttttgttaaaaaaacttttatcttcTAAGAACAATCTCACCCTcacatattaaataataaaataattaaatttgtgaATTCCACTTCCAGCGATatgcaattaataaaattttcccAATTGCAGCAGCACTTTCGACAATAATATATCACCAAACGAGCTAAATGCAAATATAACTACTGAAACACCAACTAAAATACACTCTTATTTACTCTGAGACTAGATTTTTGTACTCtcaagagaaaaattaaaatccatTAAAATCTTAAAACCAAACGGTTCTCTTTTGTGTTCAAACACTCTCCCTAATtcgtaataaatttaaatacaaaataataaataaattaatttggaaCCATAGTTACTACTTACCACGCAATTCTATAACCGCTCCCTAAAAAGTGAGGGCCAATGTACACTTACTAGAcggatgtaaaatttacattctAGCATTTAAAAGACTAGAAAATTTACTCACCTCTCatattaacttctttttttttttctactactaaagttaagaattaatattcataattttaaatttaaaatctacttatattatattttttttggctaaatttatttttaaaattaaaaaaaaaaagaatataatgaGTTAGTGTAAAGGTGTAGTAGGCgtagtattttctttttcatatgtATTTTGCCAGATAGGGCTCCCTCAAACACTTTCCCAGCATTTTTCCCTCCCAATCCTATGACTCTCCCCATTTCATTGTCGAACATGTCATTCTCAGCCCGTACGCTCAGAATCACGTGCCACAACAGCACTCTCAGGTTCTGAGCAAAGAGGAATTCtgcactgtcacacttgcaccacgtcatcaataacaagccaatcacattccttctttttcaaacaaaagtataataaaaatacttttttacaatcatgatggaacatatattcttcaaaggattaatttgattggtttgttacgccacgtcactaatatacccgttgcattctagaattttccTGAGGGGACCCAAGCGGTTGCAAAAATAAAACAGTACACAATTACACGCGATCAGTCGAGATAAAATCTACAGTATCGTACCTATATCAtcagtaataaattaattatattttttaccgaccgtccctagaacaagtggtaAAGAACTTGGTGATTAGTATCcgaaactcaaattcaaattttaattgattcacatttttcagctaaatttatttaaataaacgaaacggatagtgtgctatctatctctcaaaaaaaaaaaaattttttaaaaaaacatataacaaaattattttttaatcataatAGGATagatgaatttaaaataaatagaaatataactgatatattataaattttttcctACGCACATACATACgagaataaaattagaaaaatattactTGTACCTCAAAAACAAGTGTATAATTTACAAGCAACGTTTCCTTTGCAATACTAAAATTCACCCTaaattcaataatattttataaattttaaaatttgaaagagtAAAATATACACCTTTATATTGTGGCGTGTACGGAACATTTTTCAtaattcacaaaaaaattaatataaataatataaaatttatgcttACTTCTTAACTATATATACAAGCAGCATAGCTCATAAAATTATACTTTATACTACATTTGAAAGACAGTATATTTATTTGAGACCAAAATTTTAGTACCGCAATATAGGATCGTACCGAAAACTTATCGATACGGTACTAAAAGTGCATATCGGATCGTACcgaaaacttatatatatattaatgctatatagtatatatatatatatatatatgcacataataatataaaatattttttttagcaacaaaatattctaattatttattatgcatttttatcaaattttttaaatttttttgaaaaaaaaatcttactaatttaaaaaaatagaaaattttaagcTTTGTCATTGGCACAAaactgtatcgtgccgatagtTTTGTTGCATGATACAGTACGATAAATACAGTTCGTATCGATGGACACTTAAATTTTTGTCCTAGACTATATTGTCACTCCCTACAGGAAGGTTTTATCTGGATGTCCGTATGAATTATGTAACTGTAATTTAATAGAatagtttagtttatttataaaattaatttataatttaactataataatatattttagacatTAACTAAcacattttaattataaatattataataaaaaaacttttaatatcAAACAACATATCGCTGAGTATTTATGCATCACCAGATACAAATATGGTCGACTACAAGATGATCCCCAAAATTCAACGGCTGAGATCAACGACCGCTCAGATGAATTAGTAATCTGGTACGGCGAGTCAAAGAGAGAGCGATCCTAATTCCTAAACAGGAAGTAATAATTAGGTAGATTTCTCCTAACTACTTTATTAATTACCCAATCATTCCGATTTGA encodes:
- the LOC109716752 gene encoding uncharacterized protein LOC109716752 is translated as MESARHAHPPNLGTLARAYTKILRLRRAGAAPAGGGGGGGGVAPDDDDDAIEKLKLSAKLSEAPMERFFMPEPEKLQFPQHKQKQKQKQKQQQQKASFSEQEEAAEALLASVFASVSAVKAAYAELQLAQSPYDPDAIESADRAVVAELKRLSELKQCFFKKQLPAPPLALPAQVEEQRHVLRTYQITARKLESEIALRDAEVLSARDDLRGAEQRVRALEARLRPGRSLAALDDLHLSGLNPTHFLTALRCAVKSVRSFAKSMAREMESAGWDLAAAAAAAAAAGAGRGAIAPHPAHRRFAFESYVSRKLFSDFHRKGFNVASLDEVGTDWSRRRFFDEFTELKSARAKHFLDAGAPRSPLGRFYRAKYLTLVHPKMESSFFGDLDQRALVSSGRGFPDTPWFAAFAEAARRVWLLQCLFFAFEGEGEGEGEGEGEEGKVTERDRIIFQARRGERFSEVYMESVAENGGGGGGGGGGGTSPIVGFTVVPGFRVGRTLIQCKVYLASGDGRS